One region of Wyeomyia smithii strain HCP4-BCI-WySm-NY-G18 chromosome 3, ASM2978416v1, whole genome shotgun sequence genomic DNA includes:
- the LOC129729925 gene encoding 39S ribosomal protein L10, mitochondrial, with protein MSSIVLKGFLQTRNPLVSFKRFRGKINIQRPRAPHYERARVLQLVKPIYEKPEFNATCFDTKKSDLSVVENPYEKIIAREVRNWLEHSTIVALVHLNSIKQEDFFKVQVALHRHHMSLKVYGKSIIRLAVEDTKYEAIQPLFLTKTALIFGPDETKIKQLLNVLKKTPQFVLIAGIINGQFLSKNEFLNYASLPDLTTARAQLAAILNSAGAQIVSDLEGHQRQLVSVLDAFVRQEKNKTTSSSSDEC; from the exons atgtctAGCATAGTTTTAAAAG GTTTCTTACAAACGCGCAATCCGCTGGTGAGTTTCAAACGATTTCGTGGCAAAATAAATATACAGCGGCCTCGTGCGCCACATTATGAAAGAGCACGGGTTTTACAGTTAGTTAAACCTATTTATGAGAAACCGGAATTCAACGCGACATGCTTTGACACCAAGAAAAGCGACCTCAGTGTGGTGGAAAATCCGTATGAAAAAATTATCGCTCGGGAGGTTCGAAATTGGCTGGAGCACAGTACCATAGTAGCGCTCGTACATCTAAACTCGATCAAGCaggaagattttttcaaagtacaAGTTGCCCTGCACCGACATCATATGAGTTTAAAGGTATACGGTAAATCAATCATACGGCTAGCTGTAGAAGATACGAAATATGAGGCTATTCAGCCGTTGTTTCTGACTAAAACGGCGCTTATATTTGGTCCGGATGAAACCAAAATAAAGCAGCTACTGAACGTGCTTAAAAAAACGCCTCAGTTCGTTTTGATCGCGGGAATTataaatggacaatttttaagCAAGAATGAGTTCCTTAACTATGCTTCTCTGCCAGATTTGACAACCGCTCGAGCCCAGCTGGCCGCAATATTGAACAGTGCTGGTGCACAAATTGTCAGTGACTTGGAAGGTCACCAACGGCAGCTAGTGAGCGTTCTGGATGCGTTCGTGCGacaagagaaaaataaaaccacCAGCTCTAGTAGTGATGAATGTtaa
- the LOC129729206 gene encoding uncharacterized protein DDB_G0283357 isoform X1, whose amino-acid sequence MEKSNRPIRNRKRSRKAWPPGDTHRPIKRLFTPEIKRMLKDWLVRRRDNPYPNREEKKQLANETGLTYTQICNWFANWRRKLKNSGNDPNRKTWGNLIKNYNNSAKGNVEQFSICSSDSIWGENGDDSQESRSPTQGFPKHSQYVHYTNSSNNKINNNNNNKHGFMNYMAIMNRRNSELSDSDRNESYSGNMFSDHCYTPKNYCSMLGIPGQTHCRQTTSPSADCLSDFNASTTSIITANFPQAYRADNGTYYLTPSTTVCPTNNQKPGTNKYKNNIMEKYLRDLGEVDPDVIATSDGEQSDCANPFQQSQAIISAQQTSCESRGPPSLSKWLESTAKFTPSKNNYIDWDQPGKPCSSKKRCDSNYCHQPSSPQQTLSASFQQELESTLPREEIHQKDEIDAAEALTRLANNFRLKFYT is encoded by the exons ATGGAAAAATCTAACCGTCCGATTAGAAACCGTAAACGAAGTAG AAAAGCCTGGCCGCCAGGAGACACACATCGACCGATCAAGCGTCTGTTCACACCCGAGATCAAGCGGATGCTCAAAGACTGGTTAGTCAGAAGACGAGATAACCCATATCCAAACCGCGAGGAAAAAAAGCAGTTAGCCAACGAAACCGGATTAACTTACACACAAATTTGCAACTGGTTCGCCAACTGGCGTCGGAAACTGAAGAATTCCGGCAATGATCCAAACAGAAAAACTTGGGGTAATCTCATCAAAAACTACAACAACAGTGCCAAGggaaatgtagaacaatttagTATATGTTCCAGTGATAGCATTTGGGGTGAAAATGGCGACGACTCGCAGGAATCTAGATCCCCAACGCAGGGATTTCCTAAGCATAGCCAGTACGTACACTACACTAATAGTagcaataataaaataaacaataacaataataacaaacatGGATTCATGAACTATATGGCAATCATGAACCGTCGAAATAGTGAATTGTCCGACAGTGATAGAAATGAAAGCTATTCTGGCAATATGTTCTCTGATCACTGCTACACACCGAAAAACTATTGCTCAATGCTCGGTATTCCCGGACAGACACATTGTAGGCAG ACCACCTCCCCGAGCGCAGATTGCTTATCCGACTTTAACGCCAGTACAACTTCGATCATTACGGCTAATTTTCCACAAGCATATCGAGCTGATAACGGCACATACTATCTGACGCCAAGTACCACTGTATGCCCTACAAACAATCAAAAACCGGGTACCAATAAGTACAAAAACAATATCATGGAAAAGTACCTCCGGGACTTAGGAGAAGTGGACCCAGATGTTATAGCAACCAGCGATGGTGAACAATCAGACTGTGCAAATCCTTTCCAGCAATCACAGGCGATAATATCAGCTCAACAAACAAGTTGTGAATCTCGTGGACCTCCGTCGCTCTCGAAATGGCTTGAGAGTACAGCCAAGTTTACCCCATCGAAAAACAATTACATCGACTGGGATCAACCGGG AAAACCGTGTTCGTCGAAAAAACGCTGCGATTCAAACTACTGTCATCAACCATCATCACCACAACAAACCCTGTCCGCGTCCTTCCAACAAGAGCTGGAATCAACGCTTCCTCGTGAAGAAATTCATCAAAAGGATGAAATTGATGCTGCAGAAGCGTTAACGAGACTAGCAAATAACTTTAGATTAAAATTTTATACTTGA
- the LOC129729206 gene encoding uncharacterized protein DDB_G0283357 isoform X2, with product MLKDWLVRRRDNPYPNREEKKQLANETGLTYTQICNWFANWRRKLKNSGNDPNRKTWGNLIKNYNNSAKGNVEQFSICSSDSIWGENGDDSQESRSPTQGFPKHSQYVHYTNSSNNKINNNNNNKHGFMNYMAIMNRRNSELSDSDRNESYSGNMFSDHCYTPKNYCSMLGIPGQTHCRQTTSPSADCLSDFNASTTSIITANFPQAYRADNGTYYLTPSTTVCPTNNQKPGTNKYKNNIMEKYLRDLGEVDPDVIATSDGEQSDCANPFQQSQAIISAQQTSCESRGPPSLSKWLESTAKFTPSKNNYIDWDQPGKPCSSKKRCDSNYCHQPSSPQQTLSASFQQELESTLPREEIHQKDEIDAAEALTRLANNFRLKFYT from the exons ATGCTCAAAGACTGGTTAGTCAGAAGACGAGATAACCCATATCCAAACCGCGAGGAAAAAAAGCAGTTAGCCAACGAAACCGGATTAACTTACACACAAATTTGCAACTGGTTCGCCAACTGGCGTCGGAAACTGAAGAATTCCGGCAATGATCCAAACAGAAAAACTTGGGGTAATCTCATCAAAAACTACAACAACAGTGCCAAGggaaatgtagaacaatttagTATATGTTCCAGTGATAGCATTTGGGGTGAAAATGGCGACGACTCGCAGGAATCTAGATCCCCAACGCAGGGATTTCCTAAGCATAGCCAGTACGTACACTACACTAATAGTagcaataataaaataaacaataacaataataacaaacatGGATTCATGAACTATATGGCAATCATGAACCGTCGAAATAGTGAATTGTCCGACAGTGATAGAAATGAAAGCTATTCTGGCAATATGTTCTCTGATCACTGCTACACACCGAAAAACTATTGCTCAATGCTCGGTATTCCCGGACAGACACATTGTAGGCAG ACCACCTCCCCGAGCGCAGATTGCTTATCCGACTTTAACGCCAGTACAACTTCGATCATTACGGCTAATTTTCCACAAGCATATCGAGCTGATAACGGCACATACTATCTGACGCCAAGTACCACTGTATGCCCTACAAACAATCAAAAACCGGGTACCAATAAGTACAAAAACAATATCATGGAAAAGTACCTCCGGGACTTAGGAGAAGTGGACCCAGATGTTATAGCAACCAGCGATGGTGAACAATCAGACTGTGCAAATCCTTTCCAGCAATCACAGGCGATAATATCAGCTCAACAAACAAGTTGTGAATCTCGTGGACCTCCGTCGCTCTCGAAATGGCTTGAGAGTACAGCCAAGTTTACCCCATCGAAAAACAATTACATCGACTGGGATCAACCGGG AAAACCGTGTTCGTCGAAAAAACGCTGCGATTCAAACTACTGTCATCAACCATCATCACCACAACAAACCCTGTCCGCGTCCTTCCAACAAGAGCTGGAATCAACGCTTCCTCGTGAAGAAATTCATCAAAAGGATGAAATTGATGCTGCAGAAGCGTTAACGAGACTAGCAAATAACTTTAGATTAAAATTTTATACTTGA